A portion of the Sphingobacteriales bacterium genome contains these proteins:
- a CDS encoding PLP-dependent transferase, whose product MKKYTHFATNAIRTQHEKAFREHSVPLYLTSSFTFDDAEQARALFADEYVDNIYSRFSNPNVNEFVEKMSVLEGTEDGFGTATGMAAVFASILTFLKQGDHILASSALFASSTRIIKEFLPKWGIEYSFFDINKPDTWEGLIQSNTKMIFAETPSNPGLVLIDMEYLCGLGKKHHLLVNIDNCFATPYLQTPAQYGADIITHSATKFIDGQGRVCGGVVLGSAALMKEVRAFCRQTGPAMSPFNAWVLSKSLETLHVRMDRHCENALELAKWLEAHEEIEDVKYPFLPSHPQYELAKKQMSQGGGVVTFIVKGGIDRGRKFLDSLEMFSHTANLGDCRTIATHPASTTHSKIEESVREAAGIYGGTIRVSVGLEHIDDIKADIQQALEKSK is encoded by the coding sequence ATGAAAAAATACACTCACTTCGCCACCAATGCGATTCGTACGCAGCATGAGAAAGCGTTCCGCGAGCACAGTGTGCCGTTGTACCTGACGTCTTCCTTTACATTTGACGATGCGGAACAGGCGCGCGCCTTATTTGCGGATGAATATGTTGATAATATCTACTCCCGTTTCTCCAATCCGAACGTTAATGAATTTGTGGAAAAAATGTCTGTGCTCGAAGGAACGGAAGACGGCTTCGGAACGGCAACGGGTATGGCCGCCGTGTTCGCTTCCATCCTGACATTCCTGAAACAGGGCGATCATATCCTGGCATCGTCTGCTTTGTTTGCATCCTCCACCAGAATCATCAAAGAGTTTCTTCCAAAGTGGGGCATAGAGTATTCCTTTTTTGATATCAATAAACCCGATACCTGGGAAGGATTGATTCAGTCGAACACTAAAATGATTTTTGCAGAAACGCCTTCCAATCCGGGCCTGGTGCTGATTGATATGGAGTACCTGTGCGGACTGGGAAAAAAACACCATTTGCTGGTGAATATCGATAATTGTTTTGCAACACCGTATCTGCAAACTCCTGCACAATATGGTGCGGACATCATTACGCACTCTGCCACTAAGTTCATTGACGGGCAGGGAAGGGTTTGCGGAGGGGTGGTGCTGGGCAGCGCCGCGCTGATGAAAGAAGTGCGGGCGTTCTGCCGCCAAACCGGCCCGGCCATGTCGCCGTTCAATGCATGGGTATTGTCTAAAAGCCTGGAAACACTGCATGTACGCATGGACAGGCATTGCGAGAATGCACTGGAATTGGCGAAGTGGCTGGAAGCACACGAAGAAATCGAAGATGTGAAGTATCCTTTTTTGCCGTCGCATCCGCAGTATGAACTGGCGAAGAAACAGATGTCGCAGGGCGGAGGTGTCGTGACCTTCATTGTGAAGGGCGGCATAGACAGAGGCAGAAAATTCCTCGACAGTTTAGAGATGTTTTCACATACTGCCAATCTGGGTGATTGCCGAACCATTGCCACGCATCCCGCCTCTACCACCCACTCCAAGATAGAGGAAAGCGTGCGCGAAGCAGCCGGCATATATGGCGGCACTATCCGTGTGTCTGTTGGATTGGAACATATTGACGATATTAAGGCAGACATACAGCAGGCGCTGGAAAAGAGCAAATAG
- a CDS encoding OsmC family protein produces MQVEIQRVNNKVHLEARNEDGIVVHMDGSPDIGGESLGARPMQMVLMALGGCTSMDVLSMLNKMREEVKGYKVIVNADRATEHPMVFTKIHIHFILEGNLKKENVGKAIQLSMDKYCSVTHMLNKTAAITHDYEIC; encoded by the coding sequence ATGCAAGTTGAAATACAAAGGGTTAATAACAAGGTGCATCTCGAAGCCCGCAACGAAGATGGTATAGTCGTACACATGGACGGCTCTCCGGATATAGGCGGAGAAAGTCTGGGTGCACGGCCGATGCAGATGGTTTTAATGGCATTGGGAGGCTGCACCAGCATGGATGTGCTGTCGATGCTGAATAAAATGCGTGAAGAGGTGAAAGGGTATAAAGTGATTGTCAATGCAGACCGTGCAACGGAACATCCGATGGTGTTTACAAAGATTCACATCCATTTTATACTGGAAGGCAATCTGAAAAAAGAAAATGTAGGAAAAGCCATCCAGCTGTCAATGGATAAATATTGCAGTGTGACGCACATGCTGAATAAGACGGCAGCCATTACACATGATTATGAGATTTGCTAA